A region from the Pseudomonas promysalinigenes genome encodes:
- a CDS encoding PA1414 family protein, with the protein MRNQMFNWLHDLGVALGLIPPPLQPVPIPTDEEQRKRQPRRR; encoded by the coding sequence ATGAGAAACCAAATGTTCAACTGGCTCCACGACCTCGGCGTCGCCTTGGGGCTGATTCCACCACCCTTGCAGCCGGTGCCGATCCCGACTGATGAAGAGCAGCGCAAGCGCCAGCCGCGCCGTCGCTGA
- the ptrR gene encoding putrescine utilization regulator PtrR gives MEFSQLRIFQAVAEEGSVTRAAERLHRVPSNLSTRLRQLEEQLGVELFVRERQRLQLSPAGKVLLDFTHRLWALREEAVAAVQGGQPAGDFVLGTMYSTAAIHLPPLLARYHQQYPAVNLQVRAAPSGELLEGLLSNRLDAALVDGPPRLAGLDGVRLCDEVLVLITCPQHAEVRSAKDVAGKAVFTFRQGCSYRMRLEAWYAHEHTPMGRVMEIESYQSMLACVIAGAGVALMAQSMLDSLPGRDQVTAHRLQAPFDHAQTWLMWRQGMCGANLQAWIDLQQRETISQSSECAVSA, from the coding sequence TTGGAGTTCAGTCAACTACGCATCTTCCAGGCCGTGGCCGAGGAGGGTTCGGTCACGCGTGCTGCCGAGCGTCTGCACCGCGTGCCGTCAAACCTGTCGACGCGCCTGCGGCAGTTGGAGGAGCAGCTGGGTGTGGAGCTGTTCGTGCGCGAGCGCCAGCGCTTGCAGCTATCCCCAGCGGGTAAGGTACTGCTGGATTTCACCCACCGCCTTTGGGCATTACGCGAGGAGGCCGTGGCAGCAGTGCAGGGCGGTCAACCGGCTGGCGATTTCGTCCTCGGCACTATGTACAGCACAGCTGCCATTCACTTGCCCCCCTTGTTGGCGCGTTACCACCAGCAATACCCTGCCGTGAATCTGCAGGTGCGGGCAGCGCCCAGTGGCGAATTGCTCGAAGGCCTACTCAGTAATCGCTTGGATGCGGCACTGGTGGACGGCCCGCCTCGCTTGGCAGGGCTGGACGGCGTGCGTTTGTGCGATGAGGTGTTGGTGTTGATTACCTGTCCTCAGCATGCAGAGGTGCGCAGTGCCAAGGACGTGGCTGGCAAAGCGGTGTTCACGTTCCGCCAAGGCTGTTCCTACCGTATGCGTTTGGAAGCCTGGTATGCCCATGAGCACACGCCCATGGGGCGGGTAATGGAAATCGAGTCTTATCAAAGCATGCTGGCCTGCGTGATTGCCGGCGCTGGGGTGGCCCTGATGGCGCAGTCGATGTTAGATAGCCTGCCTGGGCGCGATCAGGTCACGGCGCACCGCTTGCAGGCGCCGTTCGATCATGCGCAAACCTGGTTGATGTGGCGCCAAGGCATGTGCGGGGCGAATTTGCAGGCTTGGATTGATTTGCAACAAAGGGAAACGATTAGCCAGTCGTCGGAATGCGCCGTTTCCGCTTGA
- a CDS encoding MFS transporter, producing the protein MSPLVQLLASAVALMMAMGIGRFALTPQLPQLIAEGQFDLTAAGLIAAANYLGYLLGALDGMRARGPRHVQLRLHGGLWMCVLLTFASWAAEGFWGHVLLRFGTGVASAWVLVMITSLSQQVANAHQRQRLGALVFAGPGLGIALTGLLALVAHSLALGSAALWLIYAVAALVMLLLLRPWLPRALQATAVPTASYSSANRHVGIGRLGLVYALYGVGYILPATFLSQMADQQFAGNWMADLFWPAFGIAAALGVVLVSLRKRGRTSSWLTAMLWLQALGVLACLVGGATGLALGVVLCGGPFLACMQLVMQRSRELAPHATQRNAGLLTACFALGQLSGPLLAALSNHYSGSLQPALALAASGLGLAGVLVLSKGSSAIHCEVATRA; encoded by the coding sequence ATGTCGCCGCTCGTACAACTGCTGGCCAGTGCCGTGGCCCTGATGATGGCAATGGGGATCGGTCGCTTCGCCCTCACACCGCAATTGCCGCAATTGATCGCTGAAGGGCAGTTCGACCTCACCGCCGCCGGGCTGATCGCTGCCGCCAACTACCTGGGCTACCTGCTAGGAGCCTTGGACGGCATGCGCGCGCGGGGCCCACGCCACGTGCAATTGCGGCTTCATGGTGGGCTGTGGATGTGCGTGCTGCTGACCTTCGCCTCGTGGGCGGCAGAGGGTTTCTGGGGCCATGTCCTGTTGCGCTTTGGCACAGGCGTGGCCAGTGCATGGGTGCTGGTCATGATCACCAGTCTCAGCCAGCAAGTGGCCAATGCTCATCAGCGTCAGCGCCTCGGGGCACTGGTATTCGCAGGCCCCGGATTGGGTATTGCCTTGACCGGCTTACTGGCACTGGTTGCGCACTCGCTGGCATTGGGTTCGGCAGCCCTTTGGCTGATCTATGCGGTGGCGGCGCTGGTCATGCTGCTGCTCTTGCGCCCTTGGCTGCCCCGCGCCCTGCAGGCTACTGCAGTACCCACCGCCTCGTACTCAAGCGCAAACCGCCATGTCGGCATAGGCCGGCTAGGGTTGGTCTACGCCTTGTACGGCGTCGGTTACATCTTGCCCGCTACCTTCCTTTCACAGATGGCTGATCAGCAGTTTGCTGGCAACTGGATGGCTGACCTGTTCTGGCCTGCGTTCGGGATAGCTGCAGCCCTAGGCGTGGTGTTGGTAAGCCTGCGCAAGAGGGGCCGCACATCATCTTGGCTGACAGCCATGCTATGGCTGCAAGCGTTGGGGGTCTTGGCGTGCCTTGTGGGCGGTGCTACGGGCCTGGCACTGGGTGTGGTGCTCTGCGGCGGCCCCTTCCTTGCGTGCATGCAGCTGGTGATGCAGCGCTCGCGGGAATTGGCTCCCCATGCCACCCAACGCAACGCGGGGCTGTTGACCGCATGTTTCGCCCTCGGACAATTGAGTGGCCCGCTGTTGGCCGCGCTGAGCAATCACTACAGCGGGAGCCTCCAGCCAGCACTGGCACTGGCTGCATCTGGGCTGGGGCTAGCCGGGGTGTTGGTGTTGAGCAAGGGCTCGAGCGCCATACATTGCGAGGTGGCAACCCGAGCCTGA
- a CDS encoding DMT family transporter has product MSAARKNPDAFAFQVMLGLCLIWGCQQVLIKTAAVDIAPVMQAALRNGIAGVLVGLMMCWRGGWEQVGRTWRGGLLAGGLFGLEFLFIAEGLKLTSAAHMSVFLYTAPVFTALGLHFMLPSERLRLLQWLGILLAFAGIAMAFAGGMSFTQMDGRTLLGDALGVLAGLAWGATTVVVRGSRLSEAPATLTLFYQLAVGFAGLLLIALVSGQIEDVTLTPLAVGSVLFQGVVVSFVSYLTWFWLLRKYLASNLAVFSFITPLFGVTFGVVLLGEPLSVNFVLGAVMVLLGVVLVSAEPWVKQQLRKLLG; this is encoded by the coding sequence ATGAGCGCGGCCCGTAAGAACCCTGACGCCTTTGCCTTCCAGGTAATGCTGGGCCTATGCCTGATTTGGGGTTGCCAACAAGTGCTGATCAAAACGGCGGCCGTCGATATCGCCCCGGTGATGCAGGCTGCCCTGCGCAACGGCATTGCGGGGGTTCTGGTTGGCCTGATGATGTGCTGGCGCGGCGGCTGGGAGCAGGTAGGCCGTACTTGGCGCGGTGGCCTGTTGGCCGGTGGCCTGTTCGGCTTGGAGTTTCTGTTCATCGCCGAGGGTCTGAAGCTGACATCGGCAGCACATATGTCGGTCTTCCTGTATACCGCACCCGTTTTCACGGCGTTGGGCTTGCACTTCATGTTGCCGAGCGAACGATTGCGCCTGTTGCAGTGGCTGGGCATCCTGCTGGCGTTTGCCGGCATCGCGATGGCCTTTGCCGGCGGCATGTCATTCACCCAGATGGATGGGCGCACGCTGCTTGGCGATGCTTTGGGAGTCCTTGCCGGGCTGGCCTGGGGCGCCACTACCGTGGTGGTACGGGGCTCACGGCTTTCAGAGGCCCCGGCAACCCTGACGTTGTTCTACCAATTGGCGGTGGGTTTTGCCGGGTTATTGCTGATCGCTTTGGTCAGTGGGCAGATTGAGGATGTGACACTGACCCCGCTGGCAGTGGGTAGCGTATTGTTCCAAGGTGTTGTGGTTTCGTTCGTCAGCTACCTGACCTGGTTCTGGCTATTGCGCAAATACTTGGCCTCCAACCTGGCGGTATTTTCGTTCATTACCCCGCTGTTCGGAGTGACATTCGGGGTAGTGCTGCTGGGTGAGCCTTTGAGTGTGAATTTTGTATTGGGGGCGGTGATGGTATTGCTGGGCGTAGTGCTGGTGAGTGCGGAGCCTTGGGTGAAGCAGCAACTGCGCAAGCTTTTAGGTTGA
- a CDS encoding DEAD/DEAH box helicase — translation MQLNFPHLPEVTSVFSQFALHERLLKAVAELKFVEPTPVQAAAIPLALQGRDLRVTAQTGSGKTAAFVLPLLNRLVDLKGGRVEIRSLILLPTRELAQQTLKQVQLFSQFTYIKSGLVTGGEDFKEQAAMLRKVPDVLIGTPGRLLEHLNAGNLDLSHVQVMILDEADRMLDMGFAEDMERLCKECENREQTLLFSATTGGAALRDIIGKVLKDPEHLMLNSVSQLAEGTRQQIITADHDQHKEQIVQWLLANETFDKAIIFTNTRALADRIYGHLVAKDVKAFVLHGEKDQKDRKLAIERFKQGSSKVLVATDVAARGLDIDGLDLVINFDMPRSGDEYVHRVGRTGRAGGEGLAISLITHNDWNLMSSIERYLKQQFERRVIKEVKGTYNGPKKVKASGKAAGTKKKKVEKKSGEKKAAAKRKPTAKPRANAPLASADGLAPLKKRKPAAE, via the coding sequence ATGCAACTGAATTTCCCGCACTTGCCTGAGGTTACCTCCGTGTTCTCCCAATTCGCCCTGCACGAACGCCTGCTTAAAGCCGTGGCCGAGCTTAAATTTGTCGAGCCGACCCCGGTGCAGGCGGCGGCCATTCCTCTGGCCCTGCAAGGGCGCGACCTGCGCGTCACTGCGCAGACTGGCAGCGGCAAGACCGCAGCATTCGTGCTGCCGCTGCTCAACCGCCTGGTGGACCTCAAAGGCGGGCGCGTCGAGATCCGCTCGCTGATTCTGCTGCCGACCCGCGAGCTGGCCCAGCAGACCCTCAAGCAGGTTCAGCTGTTCTCCCAGTTCACCTACATCAAGTCGGGCCTGGTTACCGGCGGTGAAGACTTCAAGGAACAGGCCGCCATGCTGCGCAAGGTGCCCGACGTGCTGATCGGCACCCCGGGCCGGCTGCTCGAGCACCTCAATGCCGGTAACCTTGACCTGTCCCATGTGCAGGTAATGATCCTCGACGAAGCCGACCGTATGCTCGACATGGGCTTCGCCGAAGACATGGAGCGCCTGTGCAAAGAGTGCGAGAACCGCGAGCAGACCCTGCTGTTCTCCGCGACCACCGGTGGTGCTGCGTTGCGCGACATCATCGGCAAGGTGCTCAAAGACCCTGAGCACCTGATGCTCAACAGTGTCTCGCAACTGGCCGAAGGCACTCGTCAGCAGATCATCACCGCCGACCATGACCAGCACAAAGAGCAGATCGTGCAGTGGCTGCTGGCCAACGAAACCTTCGACAAGGCGATCATCTTCACCAACACCCGGGCCTTGGCCGACCGCATCTATGGCCACTTGGTGGCCAAAGACGTCAAAGCCTTCGTGCTGCATGGCGAGAAGGACCAGAAGGATCGCAAGCTGGCCATCGAGCGCTTCAAGCAGGGTAGCTCCAAGGTGCTGGTGGCCACCGACGTGGCGGCCCGTGGCCTGGATATCGACGGCCTGGACCTGGTGATCAACTTCGACATGCCGCGCAGCGGCGACGAGTACGTGCACCGTGTGGGCCGTACCGGCCGTGCCGGTGGCGAAGGCCTGGCCATCTCGCTGATCACCCACAATGATTGGAACTTGATGTCCAGCATCGAGCGCTACCTCAAGCAGCAGTTCGAGCGCCGGGTCATCAAGGAAGTGAAGGGCACCTATAACGGGCCTAAGAAGGTCAAGGCTTCGGGTAAGGCAGCCGGCACCAAGAAGAAAAAGGTCGAGAAGAAGTCTGGCGAGAAAAAAGCCGCTGCCAAGCGCAAGCCGACTGCCAAGCCTCGTGCTAACGCACCCTTGGCCAGCGCTGACGGCCTCGCGCCGCTGAAAAAGCGCAAGCCTGCGGCTGAATAA
- a CDS encoding mechanosensitive ion channel family protein, which yields MDIQRIWRDSLDLWGTLDQHPLLHAAIGLAVLLVISLVLGRLARFLVLHGARLLARQVALRWLDDLRHNKVFHRLAQTTPSLVIQFGLKLVPELSDTAQHFLGNLALAFTLLFMTMALSCLLDALLDIYARTEHARTRSIKGYVQLAKMMLWIFASIVIVATLIDRSPLLLLSGLGAMSAVLLLVYKDTLLSFVASVQLTSNDMLHVGDWIEMPQVGADGDVVDITLHTVKVQNFDKTIVSIPTWRLMSESFRNYRGMQQSGGRRIKRSLFIDAAGVRFLTRDEEQRLSQVSLLGDYLAGKRQELLAWNEALGPVAELSANRRKLTNIGTFRAFALAYLRNHPDVHPNMTCMVRQMQTTAEGVPLEIYCFTTTTVWADYERIQGDIFDYLLAVLPEFGLSLYQQPSGNDMRTGLAGRVGQEPISQRLEDLSEV from the coding sequence ATGGACATCCAACGCATCTGGCGTGACAGCCTCGATCTGTGGGGCACGCTCGATCAACATCCTTTGCTGCACGCCGCCATTGGCCTGGCCGTGCTGCTGGTGATTTCTCTGGTACTTGGCCGCCTGGCACGCTTTCTGGTACTGCACGGCGCACGCCTGCTGGCCCGCCAGGTAGCGCTGCGATGGCTCGACGATCTGCGCCATAACAAGGTATTTCACCGCCTGGCCCAGACCACGCCTTCGCTGGTGATCCAGTTCGGCCTCAAGCTGGTACCGGAGCTTTCCGATACCGCCCAGCATTTTCTCGGCAACCTGGCACTGGCATTCACCCTGCTGTTCATGACCATGGCTTTGTCGTGCTTGCTCGATGCCCTGCTGGACATCTACGCCCGCACCGAACATGCCCGCACCCGCTCGATCAAGGGTTATGTGCAACTGGCCAAGATGATGCTGTGGATCTTCGCCTCCATCGTCATCGTCGCCACCCTGATCGACCGCTCACCGTTGTTGCTGCTGTCTGGCCTGGGTGCAATGTCGGCCGTGCTGCTGTTGGTCTACAAGGACACGCTGCTATCGTTCGTCGCCAGCGTGCAGCTGACCAGCAACGACATGCTGCACGTGGGCGACTGGATCGAAATGCCCCAGGTCGGCGCCGATGGCGATGTGGTGGACATCACTTTGCATACGGTGAAGGTGCAGAACTTCGACAAGACCATCGTCTCGATCCCTACCTGGCGCCTGATGAGCGAGTCGTTTCGCAACTACCGCGGCATGCAACAGTCCGGTGGGCGACGCATCAAGCGCAGCCTGTTCATCGACGCCGCAGGGGTACGCTTTCTGACCCGCGATGAAGAACAACGCCTGAGCCAGGTGAGCCTGCTCGGCGACTACCTGGCCGGCAAGCGCCAGGAACTGCTGGCCTGGAACGAGGCGCTGGGGCCCGTGGCGGAGCTTTCGGCCAACCGACGCAAGCTGACCAATATCGGCACCTTCCGCGCATTTGCCCTGGCGTACTTGCGTAACCACCCCGACGTGCACCCGAACATGACCTGCATGGTGCGCCAGATGCAGACGACCGCCGAAGGCGTGCCGCTGGAGATCTACTGCTTCACCACCACCACGGTGTGGGCCGATTACGAGCGGATTCAGGGGGATATCTTCGATTACCTGCTGGCGGTGCTGCCGGAGTTTGGGTTGAGTCTGTATCAGCAGCCCAGTGGTAATGACATGCGCACAGGCTTGGCTGGGCGAGTTGGGCAAGAGCCGATTTCCCAGCGCTTGGAAGACCTGAGCGAGGTTTGA
- a CDS encoding AEC family transporter, whose amino-acid sequence MHTILVIVAPIFALILVGFICRKGNKLGEKAAAEINKMVVWLCLPALLFKVTATAIWSEIWQPGFIVAFGGGAVAMFIVTLAWRLYRGHGLVAASIDGLSAGYANTGYIGIPLCLLLFGQPGLQPALISSLIVVCLVFALSLMLIEIGLQQERRIGRAMLLVSKALAKNPLVIAPLGGAVWAMSGLGLAEPVLHFLDMLALATTPCALISLGAFLAEKRPETTASPWPLVGLKLIGQPALTWVLAFKVFSLPTMWAASAVLLAALPTGTGPFMLAEYYNREAGLISRTILWSTVVSLASLTGLLYLLGYAG is encoded by the coding sequence ATGCATACCATTTTGGTCATCGTCGCACCGATCTTTGCCCTGATCCTGGTCGGCTTCATTTGCCGCAAGGGCAACAAACTGGGCGAGAAGGCTGCGGCCGAGATCAACAAGATGGTGGTGTGGCTGTGCCTGCCTGCGTTGCTGTTCAAGGTTACAGCCACGGCGATCTGGAGCGAGATCTGGCAACCGGGGTTCATCGTCGCATTCGGCGGCGGTGCCGTGGCCATGTTCATCGTGACCCTGGCCTGGCGGCTTTACCGCGGCCATGGGCTCGTGGCCGCGAGTATCGACGGGCTCAGCGCCGGATACGCCAACACCGGCTACATCGGTATTCCTTTATGCCTGTTGCTGTTCGGCCAGCCAGGGCTGCAGCCCGCGCTGATTTCCTCGCTGATTGTGGTCTGTCTGGTGTTCGCGCTTTCCCTGATGTTGATCGAGATCGGTCTGCAACAAGAACGGCGGATTGGCCGTGCGATGCTGCTGGTGAGCAAGGCGCTGGCGAAGAACCCGTTAGTGATCGCACCGCTGGGGGGTGCGGTTTGGGCCATGAGCGGGCTGGGCTTGGCCGAGCCGGTACTGCATTTTCTCGACATGCTGGCATTGGCCACCACGCCTTGCGCGTTGATCTCGTTGGGGGCGTTTCTGGCAGAGAAACGCCCTGAGACCACAGCCAGCCCGTGGCCACTGGTGGGCCTGAAACTGATCGGCCAGCCGGCGCTGACCTGGGTGCTGGCGTTCAAAGTGTTCAGCCTGCCCACCATGTGGGCGGCATCGGCGGTATTGCTCGCCGCGCTACCGACGGGCACAGGCCCGTTCATGCTGGCCGAGTACTACAACCGCGAGGCGGGGCTGATTTCGCGCACTATTCTGTGGTCGACCGTGGTGTCGTTGGCGAGCTTGACCGGCTTGTTGTACCTGTTGGGGTATGCGGGGTAG
- a CDS encoding carboxylate/amino acid/amine transporter translates to MGYLIIVALIQAFSFSLIGEYLAGHVDSYFAVLARVVLAGLVFLPLTRWRKVEPRFLRSMLLIGALQYGITYVCLYLSFRVLSVPEVLLFTILTPLHVTLIEDALNRRFNPWALLAAMVAVAGAGIIRFDSISGDFFIGFLLLQLANFTYAAGQVLYRHLVARNPSDLPHYKRFGYFYLGALLVALPAFVLFGNAQHLPSTDVQWLVLLFLGLCPTALGLYWWNKGACLVSGATLAVMNNLHVPVGLLLNLLIWNRDEPLGRLFLGGAIILASVWLSRLGNRAQAPVTEKA, encoded by the coding sequence ATGGGCTACCTGATAATCGTCGCGCTGATCCAGGCGTTTTCCTTCAGCCTGATCGGCGAGTACCTGGCCGGGCACGTCGATAGCTATTTCGCCGTGCTCGCGCGGGTTGTACTGGCAGGCTTGGTGTTCCTGCCTTTGACCCGCTGGCGCAAAGTCGAACCGCGTTTCCTGCGTTCAATGCTGCTTATCGGCGCGCTGCAATACGGCATCACTTATGTGTGCCTGTACTTGAGCTTCCGGGTGCTGAGCGTGCCTGAGGTACTGCTGTTCACCATTCTCACACCCTTGCACGTGACGCTGATCGAAGACGCACTTAACCGGCGCTTCAATCCGTGGGCGCTGCTGGCGGCCATGGTGGCCGTGGCAGGGGCCGGGATAATCCGCTTCGACAGCATCAGCGGTGATTTCTTCATTGGCTTCTTGTTGCTGCAACTGGCCAACTTCACCTATGCCGCAGGCCAGGTGCTGTACCGTCACTTGGTCGCTCGCAACCCTAGCGACCTGCCGCATTACAAGCGTTTCGGCTACTTCTACCTAGGCGCGCTGCTGGTGGCTTTGCCGGCGTTCGTGCTGTTCGGTAATGCCCAGCACCTGCCGAGCACCGATGTGCAATGGCTGGTACTGCTGTTCCTCGGCCTGTGCCCGACGGCCTTGGGCCTTTACTGGTGGAACAAGGGCGCGTGCCTGGTTTCCGGCGCTACGCTGGCGGTGATGAACAACCTGCATGTGCCGGTGGGGCTGCTCTTGAACCTGCTGATCTGGAACCGTGACGAGCCGCTAGGGCGCTTGTTCCTGGGGGGCGCGATCATTCTTGCCTCGGTATGGCTCAGCCGCCTGGGTAATCGCGCGCAGGCGCCGGTGACCGAAAAGGCCTGA
- a CDS encoding FMN-dependent NADH-azoreductase, which produces MSRVLIIESSARQQDSVSRQLTRDFIQQWQAAHPADTISVRDLAVNPVPHLDADLLGGWMKPEDQRSAGELQALARSNELTDEVLAADVLVLAAPMYNFTIPSTLKAWLDHVLRAGITFKYTPTGPQGLLTGKRAIVLTARGGIHAGAASDHQEPYLRQVMGFIGIHDVDFVHAEGLNMSGEFHEKGLNQAKAKLAAVA; this is translated from the coding sequence ATGTCCCGCGTACTGATCATCGAAAGCAGCGCCCGCCAGCAGGATTCCGTTTCCCGCCAGCTGACCCGTGATTTCATCCAGCAGTGGCAAGCGGCGCATCCGGCCGACACGATCAGCGTACGTGACCTTGCCGTGAACCCGGTGCCTCACCTGGATGCCGATCTGCTCGGTGGCTGGATGAAACCTGAAGACCAGCGCAGCGCTGGCGAACTTCAGGCCCTGGCCCGCTCCAACGAGCTGACCGATGAAGTGCTGGCGGCCGACGTACTGGTGTTGGCTGCACCGATGTACAACTTCACCATCCCCAGCACCCTGAAAGCCTGGCTAGACCATGTGCTGCGCGCAGGCATCACGTTCAAGTACACCCCCACAGGCCCGCAAGGCTTGCTCACCGGCAAGCGCGCCATCGTACTGACCGCCCGCGGCGGCATCCACGCCGGCGCCGCCAGTGACCATCAGGAACCTTACCTGCGCCAGGTCATGGGGTTCATTGGTATCCATGATGTCGATTTCGTACACGCCGAGGGGCTGAACATGAGCGGCGAGTTCCACGAAAAAGGTCTGAATCAGGCCAAGGCCAAGCTGGCCGCTGTGGCCTGA
- a CDS encoding LysR family transcriptional regulator encodes MKAPRVTLDQWRTLQAVVDHGGFAQAAEALHRSQSSVSYTVARMQEQLGVPLLRIDGRKAVLTEAGNVLLRRSRHLVKQASQLEDLAHHMEQGWEAEVRLVVDAAYPSARLVRALAAFMPQSRGCRVRLREEVLSGVEEVMHEGIADLAISSYSIGGYLGTELSSVEFVAVAHPEHSLHRLGREITFQDLESQLQVVIRDSGRAQPRDVGWLGAEQRWTVGSLGTATTFVSSGLGFAWLPRHMIERELRDGVLKPLPLDQGGSRHPLFYLYSSKEKTLGPATQILIDLLRNFDTAPLDVPFAAPPQA; translated from the coding sequence ATGAAAGCGCCACGCGTGACCCTGGATCAATGGCGAACCCTGCAGGCAGTGGTCGACCATGGCGGGTTTGCCCAGGCCGCCGAAGCCTTGCACCGCTCGCAGTCTTCGGTCAGCTACACCGTGGCGCGCATGCAGGAGCAACTGGGCGTGCCGCTGCTACGCATCGATGGCCGCAAAGCGGTCTTGACCGAAGCCGGCAACGTGCTCCTGCGCCGGTCACGGCACCTGGTCAAGCAAGCCAGCCAGCTGGAAGACCTTGCGCACCATATGGAACAAGGCTGGGAAGCCGAAGTACGCCTGGTGGTCGATGCGGCCTACCCCAGTGCTCGCCTGGTGCGCGCCTTGGCCGCGTTCATGCCGCAAAGCCGCGGTTGCCGGGTGCGCCTGCGTGAAGAAGTACTGTCGGGTGTGGAGGAAGTGATGCATGAAGGCATCGCCGACCTTGCCATCAGCAGCTACAGCATCGGCGGCTACCTGGGCACCGAACTGAGCTCGGTGGAGTTCGTTGCCGTCGCGCATCCCGAACACAGCCTGCACCGCCTAGGCAGGGAAATCACCTTCCAGGACCTGGAAAGCCAGTTGCAGGTGGTGATCCGCGACTCCGGCCGCGCCCAACCGCGCGACGTCGGCTGGCTCGGTGCCGAGCAGCGTTGGACGGTCGGCAGCCTGGGCACCGCCACCACGTTCGTCAGCAGCGGCCTGGGTTTTGCCTGGCTGCCACGGCACATGATCGAACGCGAACTGCGCGACGGCGTGCTCAAGCCTCTGCCGCTGGATCAGGGTGGCAGCCGTCACCCACTGTTCTACCTTTATTCGAGCAAAGAAAAGACCCTGGGCCCGGCCACGCAGATTCTTATCGACCTGCTGCGCAATTTCGATACCGCGCCACTGGACGTGCCCTTCGCAGCGCCCCCACAAGCTTGA
- a CDS encoding alpha/beta fold hydrolase, with protein MAYFEHQGCSLHYQEYGQGEPLVLLHGLGSSSQDWELQIPALSPHYRVIVMDIRGHGRSDKPRDGYRIATFSADLLALLEHLRTGPVHFVGLSMGGMVGFQFAVDHPQWLRSLCIVNSAPEVKRRTRSDWLWWLKRWSLARILSVETVGQGLAARLFPKPGQADLRHKMAQRWARNDKYAYLKSFDAIVDWGVQERIDEIRCPTLVIAADHDYTPIQLKERYVALMPHARLVVIDDSRHATPLDQPEVFNQTLLQFLAAASTSQGSLSPC; from the coding sequence ATGGCCTATTTCGAACATCAAGGCTGCTCGCTGCATTATCAGGAATATGGCCAGGGCGAACCTCTGGTGCTGCTGCACGGCCTGGGCTCCAGCAGCCAGGACTGGGAGCTGCAGATACCGGCATTGAGCCCGCACTACCGGGTGATAGTGATGGACATCCGCGGCCACGGGCGGTCTGACAAGCCCCGTGACGGTTACCGAATAGCCACTTTCAGCGCAGATCTGCTGGCGCTGCTCGAACACCTGCGCACCGGCCCGGTCCATTTTGTGGGTTTATCGATGGGCGGCATGGTCGGGTTCCAGTTCGCGGTCGATCACCCACAGTGGCTGCGCAGCCTGTGTATCGTCAACAGCGCCCCCGAAGTCAAACGCCGCACCCGTAGCGACTGGCTGTGGTGGCTCAAGCGCTGGAGCCTGGCGCGCATCCTCAGTGTCGAAACCGTCGGCCAAGGCCTGGCCGCCCGGCTATTTCCAAAACCCGGCCAGGCGGACCTTCGGCACAAGATGGCGCAACGCTGGGCGCGCAACGACAAATACGCCTACCTCAAGAGTTTCGACGCCATCGTCGATTGGGGGGTGCAGGAACGTATCGATGAAATTCGCTGTCCGACACTGGTGATTGCGGCCGACCACGATTACACCCCGATACAACTGAAGGAGCGTTACGTCGCTTTGATGCCTCACGCCAGGCTGGTGGTCATCGACGATTCCCGGCACGCTACGCCCCTTGACCAACCCGAGGTCTTCAACCAGACCCTGCTGCAATTTCTCGCAGCCGCTTCCACCTCTCAAGGATCATTGAGCCCATGCTGA
- a CDS encoding peptidylprolyl isomerase, whose amino-acid sequence MLKKLLLTACSVAFATGVMASDKTPHVLLDTSFGQVEIELNAEKAPVSTKNFLSYVDSGFYNNTIFHRVIPGFMVQGGGFTEQLVQKNTQDPIKNEASNGLQNTRGTLAMARTSNPNSATSQFFINVADNDFLNPGRDAGYAVFGKVTKGMEVVDQIVNSPTTVKKGMRDVPNDPVFIKSAKRID is encoded by the coding sequence ATGCTGAAAAAACTTCTGCTCACCGCCTGCTCCGTCGCTTTCGCCACCGGCGTGATGGCCTCCGACAAGACACCGCACGTACTGCTGGACACCAGCTTCGGCCAGGTCGAAATCGAGCTGAACGCCGAAAAGGCGCCAGTCAGCACCAAGAACTTCCTCAGCTATGTCGATAGCGGCTTTTACAACAACACCATCTTCCACCGCGTGATCCCAGGCTTCATGGTCCAGGGCGGCGGTTTCACCGAGCAATTGGTGCAGAAGAACACCCAAGATCCCATCAAGAACGAGGCTAGCAACGGCCTGCAGAACACGCGCGGCACCTTGGCCATGGCCCGCACCTCCAACCCGAATTCGGCCACCAGCCAGTTCTTCATCAACGTGGCCGACAATGATTTCCTCAACCCAGGCCGCGACGCCGGTTACGCGGTGTTCGGCAAAGTGACCAAAGGCATGGAAGTGGTCGACCAGATCGTCAATTCGCCAACCACCGTCAAGAAAGGCATGCGTGATGTGCCGAACGACCCGGTGTTCATCAAGTCCGCCAAACGCATCGACTGA